Proteins from one Burkholderia oklahomensis C6786 genomic window:
- the ubiU gene encoding ubiquinone anaerobic biosynthesis protein UbiU encodes MTQSSHSAADAAQIELVCPAGSLPALKAAVDNGADCVYLGFRDATNARNFAGLNFDAQAIDTGIRYAHDRGCKVLVALNTYPQPDGWTAWQEAVGRAADAGVDAIIVADPGLMRFAHRRYPELRLHLSVQGSATNHEAINFYHEHFGIARAVLPRVLSLAQVEQVAENTPVEIEVFGFGSLCVMVEGRCALSSYATGESPNTRGVCSPAKSVRWQKTPDGLESRLNGVLIDRYADGENAGYPTLCKGRFTVEDESYYAIEEPTSLNTLELLPKLMRIGVRAIKIEGRQRSPAYVAQVTRVWRDAIDQCAANLARYYVKPAWMTELNKVAEGQQHTLGAYHRPWK; translated from the coding sequence ATGACGCAAAGCAGTCACTCCGCGGCCGACGCCGCGCAAATCGAACTGGTGTGTCCCGCGGGCAGCCTGCCCGCGCTGAAGGCCGCGGTCGACAACGGCGCGGACTGCGTGTATCTCGGCTTTCGCGACGCGACGAACGCACGCAATTTCGCGGGCCTGAACTTCGATGCGCAGGCGATCGACACGGGCATCCGCTACGCGCACGATCGCGGCTGCAAGGTGCTCGTCGCGCTCAACACGTATCCGCAGCCCGACGGCTGGACGGCCTGGCAGGAGGCGGTCGGTCGCGCGGCGGACGCGGGCGTCGACGCGATCATCGTCGCCGATCCGGGGCTCATGCGCTTCGCGCACCGGCGCTATCCGGAGCTGCGGCTGCATCTGTCGGTGCAGGGCTCCGCGACGAACCACGAGGCGATCAACTTCTATCACGAGCATTTCGGCATCGCGCGCGCGGTGCTGCCGCGCGTGCTGTCGCTCGCGCAGGTCGAGCAGGTCGCCGAGAACACGCCGGTCGAGATCGAGGTGTTCGGCTTCGGCAGCCTGTGCGTGATGGTCGAGGGGCGTTGCGCGCTGTCGTCGTACGCGACGGGCGAATCGCCGAACACGCGGGGCGTGTGCTCGCCCGCGAAGTCCGTGCGCTGGCAGAAGACGCCGGACGGCCTCGAATCGCGGCTGAACGGCGTGCTGATCGACCGTTACGCGGACGGCGAGAATGCCGGCTATCCGACGCTCTGCAAAGGGCGCTTCACGGTCGAGGACGAAAGCTATTACGCGATCGAGGAGCCGACGAGCCTGAACACGCTGGAGTTGCTGCCGAAGCTGATGCGGATCGGCGTGCGCGCGATCAAGATCGAAGGGCGGCAGCGCAGTCCCGCGTATGTCGCCCAAGTGACGCGCGTGTGGCGCGACGCGATCGATCAGTGTGCGGCGAATCTCGCGCGCTACTACGTGAAGCCCGCCTGGATGACGGAATTGAACAAGGTCGCGGAAGGGCAGCAGCATACGCTCGGCGCCTACCACCGGCCGTGGAAATGA
- a CDS encoding U32 family peptidase, translated as MKIALGPVQYYWPRVATMQFYQAMSETPVDIVYLGETVCSRRHELRFADWLEIADMLAAAGKEVVLSTQVLLESGRDLKTMREIAENGRYLVEANDMGAVRCSAPRAFVAGPWLNVYNPPTLALLAELGARRWVMPPEMSEAGLARMQAERPEHLQTEVFAYGRIPLAFSARCFTARNRNFPKDNCQYVCMEHPDGLPLHTREGESFLVLNGISTQSARVYNLIGEIDALRARNVDVLRLSPQSQHMADVIDAFHGILNGRTSAHDALAALHERMPETSCNGYWHGKPGLERVAH; from the coding sequence ATGAAAATTGCTTTGGGGCCGGTACAGTACTACTGGCCGCGCGTCGCGACGATGCAGTTCTATCAGGCGATGTCGGAGACGCCCGTCGACATCGTCTATCTCGGCGAGACGGTCTGTTCGCGCCGTCACGAATTGCGCTTCGCGGACTGGCTCGAGATCGCCGACATGCTGGCCGCGGCCGGCAAGGAAGTCGTGCTGTCGACACAAGTGCTGCTCGAATCGGGCCGCGATCTGAAGACGATGCGCGAGATCGCCGAGAACGGCCGCTATCTGGTCGAGGCGAACGACATGGGCGCCGTGCGCTGCAGCGCGCCGCGCGCATTCGTCGCAGGCCCGTGGCTCAACGTCTACAACCCGCCGACGCTCGCGCTGCTCGCGGAGCTCGGCGCGCGCCGCTGGGTGATGCCGCCCGAGATGAGCGAAGCGGGCCTCGCGAGGATGCAGGCCGAGCGGCCGGAGCATCTGCAGACCGAAGTGTTCGCCTACGGGCGCATTCCGCTCGCGTTCTCCGCACGCTGCTTCACCGCGCGGAATCGCAATTTCCCGAAGGACAACTGCCAGTACGTGTGCATGGAGCATCCGGACGGCTTGCCGCTGCATACGCGCGAAGGCGAGTCGTTCCTCGTGCTCAACGGCATCTCGACGCAGTCCGCGCGCGTCTACAACCTGATCGGCGAGATCGACGCGCTGCGTGCGCGGAACGTCGACGTCTTGAGGTTGAGCCCGCAATCGCAGCACATGGCCGACGTGATCGACGCGTTCCACGGCATCCTGAACGGCCGCACGAGCGCGCACGACGCGCTCGCGGCGCTGCACGAACGGATGCCGGAGACGTCGTGCAACGGCTACTGGCACGGCAAGCCGGGCCTCGAGCGCGTCGCACATTGA
- the ubiT gene encoding ubiquinone anaerobic biosynthesis accessory factor UbiT → MNAPIFQLPPALGKLLSKLPAYPGSLLLAGGINLVLRKHLPAETLALLENRPLRIQVKDAGIAFDFVCRRGAFSPLPGRGDVDLTIGATAYDFYLLSQRREDPDTLFFSRRLTMEGDTELGLLVKNSLDAIDLSVFALEQWLPARLFRQRPIERGGMSG, encoded by the coding sequence ATGAATGCCCCGATCTTTCAATTGCCGCCCGCGCTCGGCAAGCTGCTGTCGAAATTGCCCGCGTATCCGGGATCGTTGCTGCTCGCGGGCGGGATCAATCTCGTGCTGCGCAAGCACTTGCCCGCGGAAACGCTTGCGTTGCTCGAAAATCGTCCGCTGCGCATCCAGGTGAAGGATGCGGGTATCGCATTCGATTTCGTCTGCCGGCGCGGCGCGTTCTCGCCGCTGCCCGGCCGAGGCGACGTCGACCTGACGATCGGCGCGACCGCCTACGATTTCTATTTGCTGTCGCAGCGCCGCGAAGATCCGGATACATTGTTCTTCAGCCGGCGTCTGACGATGGAAGGCGATACCGAACTCGGACTGCTCGTGAAGAACTCGCTCGACGCGATCGATCTGTCCGTGTTTGCGCTCGAACAATGGCTGCCGGCGCGGCTGTTCCGCCAGCGGCCGATCGAGCGCGGCGGGATGTCCGGCTGA